A genome region from Methanobacterium bryantii includes the following:
- a CDS encoding heparan-alpha-glucosaminide N-acetyltransferase, producing the protein MNSNLNKRFWEVDSLRGLAILMMVVFHFIFDLNYFGIYSFNMYSGFLWWFARVTASIFIFLVGVSLSLSYARTTISSNCTTEKELFLKYLKRGLKIFFYGLLITAATYIFIGDGFIVFGILHFIGVAIILEYVFLRRKYLNLFSGIAFIAAGILLMSFRFDFYGLLWLGFIPNNFYTVDYFPLLPWLGIVSFGIFLGNTLYEKYVRQFELPDLSNNLVVKVSSFLGKHSLLIYLIHQPIIIILLLLFGFIDLSYFFPTL; encoded by the coding sequence ATGAACTCCAATCTAAATAAGCGTTTTTGGGAAGTTGACTCCCTGCGTGGACTTGCTATATTAATGATGGTAGTGTTCCATTTTATATTTGACCTGAACTATTTTGGAATTTACAGTTTCAACATGTACTCTGGATTTTTATGGTGGTTTGCGCGTGTAACTGCATCTATATTCATCTTCTTGGTGGGAGTATCTTTAAGTCTTAGTTATGCAAGGACAACCATTTCAAGCAACTGTACAACTGAAAAAGAGCTTTTTTTGAAGTATTTAAAGAGGGGGCTTAAAATATTCTTTTACGGGCTTTTAATTACCGCTGCTACCTACATTTTTATTGGAGACGGATTCATAGTGTTCGGAATTCTTCACTTTATAGGGGTAGCTATCATTCTGGAATATGTATTTCTAAGACGTAAATATCTCAACTTATTTTCAGGTATAGCATTTATCGCTGCCGGAATTCTCTTAATGAGTTTTAGATTTGATTTTTATGGCCTACTATGGCTTGGATTCATTCCAAATAACTTTTACACTGTAGACTATTTCCCACTGCTGCCGTGGTTAGGAATAGTTTCATTTGGAATATTTCTTGGAAACACCCTCTATGAAAAATATGTGAGGCAGTTTGAACTGCCTGATCTGTCAAATAATCTGGTTGTGAAGGTTTCAAGCTTTTTAGGGAAGCATTCACTGCTTATTTATTTAATTCACCAGCCGATAATAATTATACTGCTGCTTCTTTTTGGCTTTATAGATCTCAGTTATTTTTTTCCTACTCTTTAA
- a CDS encoding thioredoxin family protein, translating to MPYLVCDKCNAYYKLQKGESIRDFPYCACGNKLKYYEYIGDYTQRPEDSDIKSKKGIMNLWTGQSTGIKLASILVIILGILIVTGVSGVFNNDNANKPTLLVLYAPWCSSCDKYEETLSDPDVKKKIDENYNFHKVNIDWNSDIVKKYAENGQLLVPTTIILDKDGNIVKRYEGYMDPDQLLGVLS from the coding sequence ATGCCTTATTTAGTCTGTGATAAATGTAATGCATATTATAAACTCCAAAAAGGTGAATCTATCCGTGATTTTCCTTATTGTGCGTGTGGAAATAAACTTAAATACTACGAATATATTGGGGATTATACTCAAAGGCCAGAAGATTCAGATATTAAATCCAAAAAGGGGATAATGAATTTATGGACAGGTCAAAGTACTGGAATTAAATTAGCATCGATTTTAGTAATTATTTTGGGTATTTTGATAGTTACAGGGGTTTCAGGAGTATTCAACAATGATAATGCCAATAAACCTACTTTACTTGTATTGTATGCTCCATGGTGCTCTTCATGTGATAAATACGAAGAAACTCTTTCAGATCCAGATGTTAAGAAAAAAATTGATGAAAATTATAACTTCCATAAAGTAAATATAGATTGGAATTCGGATATTGTAAAAAAATATGCTGAAAATGGGCAGTTACTGGTTCCAACAACCATAATACTGGATAAAGATGGAAATATTGTAAAAAGATATGAAGGTTACATGGATCCTGATCAGTTATTGGGAGTACTGTCATAA
- the gatA gene encoding Asp-tRNA(Asn)/Glu-tRNA(Gln) amidotransferase subunit GatA, giving the protein MSLLDKERSIKNHEITALENVESFLKTIKKKNNSINAFLEIKEDEAIQAAEKIDSKIEKGAEVGKLAGLAVGIKSNINIEDFKITAASKTLENYIGSYNATVVNRIKEQDGIILGVTNMDEFAAGSSTETSYFGYTENPAVPGRIPGGSSGGSAAAVAAEMCDLSLGSDTGGSIRNPASHCGVMGFKPTYGVVSRQGLLDLAMSLDQIGPFAQDAGGIALMLDTIAGYDPIECTSLKDTPDFGGITEKSQDALKGMKVGVVKEFFDVSDDKIVNIIEERIDKMTEAGAEVVELSFDYIDLCLPTYYLINYVEFFSATRKYDGRKYGYRIEDVCGDEVLRRIHIGSYISQKEYSGKYYKKALQARSLIRREITKLLGGVDVIVGPTVPKLPHKLGESLDTMEMYAYDVLTVIANLAGIPAASMKAGEVDGIPVGLQIQGKPLDDAKIIHAMAGLEQI; this is encoded by the coding sequence ATGAGTCTTTTAGATAAAGAACGTTCAATTAAAAATCATGAAATAACAGCTTTAGAGAATGTAGAAAGCTTTTTAAAAACAATAAAGAAGAAAAATAACAGCATAAACGCTTTTTTAGAAATAAAAGAAGATGAAGCGATCCAGGCAGCGGAAAAAATCGATTCTAAAATTGAAAAAGGTGCTGAAGTAGGAAAACTTGCAGGGCTTGCTGTTGGGATAAAAAGCAACATCAACATTGAAGATTTTAAGATCACAGCAGCTTCAAAAACCCTTGAAAACTACATTGGAAGCTACAATGCCACTGTTGTAAACCGAATAAAAGAACAGGACGGTATAATTCTTGGTGTAACTAACATGGACGAGTTTGCAGCGGGGAGTTCCACTGAAACATCCTATTTTGGATACACTGAAAACCCTGCCGTGCCTGGAAGGATACCTGGAGGTTCAAGTGGGGGAAGTGCAGCTGCAGTTGCAGCGGAAATGTGTGATCTCTCTTTAGGATCTGATACTGGTGGATCAATAAGAAATCCTGCATCTCACTGTGGAGTTATGGGATTTAAACCAACTTACGGTGTGGTCTCAAGGCAGGGGTTACTTGACCTTGCAATGAGTCTTGACCAGATAGGGCCTTTTGCTCAGGACGCTGGTGGAATTGCTTTAATGCTCGATACCATTGCAGGATACGACCCAATTGAATGCACAAGCCTGAAAGATACTCCTGATTTTGGAGGTATAACTGAAAAGTCACAGGATGCCCTAAAAGGAATGAAGGTGGGTGTAGTAAAAGAGTTCTTTGATGTTTCTGATGACAAGATAGTCAATATAATTGAAGAGCGGATCGATAAAATGACAGAGGCAGGGGCCGAAGTAGTGGAATTAAGCTTTGACTATATCGATTTATGTCTACCTACCTACTACCTCATAAACTATGTTGAATTTTTCTCTGCAACAAGAAAATACGACGGCCGAAAATATGGTTACAGAATTGAAGATGTATGTGGAGATGAAGTTTTAAGGAGAATTCACATAGGTTCATACATCAGCCAGAAAGAATACAGCGGGAAATACTACAAAAAAGCACTACAGGCAAGATCATTAATTAGAAGAGAAATAACCAAGCTTCTTGGCGGTGTAGATGTCATAGTCGGTCCAACAGTTCCAAAACTACCTCACAAACTTGGTGAATCACTGGATACAATGGAAATGTATGCTTACGATGTCCTGACAGTTATAGCAAACCTTGCAGGAATTCCCGCAGCAAGTATGAAGGCTGGAGAAGTTGATGGAATACCAGTTGGACTTCAGATTCAGGGAAAACCATTAGATGATGCTAAAATTATCCATGCAATGGCGGGACTTGAACAGATTTAA
- a CDS encoding AAA family ATPase produces MKKIGLLYVKGALPLFENFGELPTHIIKENGMVNGQKASDVLDGLIIPGGSIIESQSVGEDLKKEIMKMNHDGKFILGMCSGFQLLANKTDIGRRSPCPIEREGLGILDVSFRPMIGTDRVEAEILDDSFLTKGMDGKTVTGFHCHTYGLIEGNAAPLFLSTVKRTDYQNNPRKILSGARNDEGNVTGTMVHGCLDENPALVDNILEFVGATEKDILEIKEKNTELSKKIRSEIGIDTNISAKSLNSPVNPSNMELPKVLMMVGTGSDSGKTFLTTGIVGTLRKRGYRVCVLKVGPDIRDLVPSLYLNKENMEKFSSVQIGGLGWMDLENVLKDLKNQNYDLVLIEGVMSAFTGLLNEKTPFSSAEIAKAANIPVIVVSSCSKGGIETAAVDIVGHIGIMDKIGVKTSGVILNRVYDKSISKVASSYITKMTGKSVIAEVPKVKMTERGNIPEVEIKLEEFCLNAMKTVEEHLNMDQIFKMAEIPEFSGYLSYKEIVSKF; encoded by the coding sequence ATGAAAAAAATAGGTCTCCTGTATGTAAAAGGTGCGCTGCCCCTTTTTGAGAATTTCGGTGAACTACCAACCCATATAATAAAAGAAAATGGTATGGTAAACGGTCAAAAAGCCAGTGATGTACTTGACGGGCTTATAATACCTGGTGGGAGCATAATTGAATCACAGAGTGTTGGAGAAGATCTCAAAAAGGAAATCATGAAAATGAATCATGATGGAAAATTTATTTTGGGGATGTGCTCTGGATTCCAGCTGCTTGCAAATAAAACGGATATAGGCAGACGTTCTCCGTGCCCTATTGAAAGGGAAGGTCTTGGAATTCTGGATGTGTCGTTCCGCCCTATGATTGGTACAGACCGAGTTGAAGCTGAAATTCTTGATGATTCATTTTTGACTAAAGGTATGGATGGAAAGACTGTTACAGGTTTTCACTGCCATACTTACGGGTTAATTGAAGGAAATGCTGCCCCTCTTTTTTTAAGCACAGTTAAAAGGACAGATTATCAAAATAATCCTCGTAAAATATTATCTGGAGCTAGAAATGATGAGGGAAATGTTACTGGTACGATGGTTCATGGGTGCCTCGATGAGAATCCTGCACTTGTAGATAATATCCTTGAATTTGTAGGTGCAACTGAAAAAGATATTTTGGAGATTAAAGAGAAGAATACGGAGCTTTCAAAGAAAATTAGAAGCGAAATAGGTATAGATACGAATATTTCTGCCAAATCATTGAATTCTCCAGTAAATCCCTCTAATATGGAGCTTCCTAAGGTCTTGATGATGGTAGGCACTGGTTCAGATTCTGGAAAAACATTCTTGACAACAGGAATCGTGGGGACTTTACGAAAAAGAGGTTATCGAGTTTGTGTATTAAAAGTAGGGCCTGATATAAGGGATTTAGTGCCTTCACTTTACTTGAATAAAGAAAATATGGAAAAATTCTCATCTGTTCAAATAGGCGGACTTGGATGGATGGACTTAGAAAATGTCCTTAAGGACCTGAAAAATCAAAATTATGACCTTGTTTTAATTGAAGGAGTTATGAGTGCATTTACAGGTCTGTTAAATGAAAAAACTCCATTTTCATCGGCTGAAATTGCAAAGGCGGCTAATATTCCAGTTATTGTGGTTTCATCATGCAGTAAAGGTGGAATTGAAACTGCAGCGGTGGATATAGTTGGTCATATAGGCATAATGGATAAAATTGGAGTTAAAACAAGCGGCGTAATTTTAAACCGGGTTTACGATAAATCTATTTCAAAGGTTGCGTCGTCTTATATAACTAAAATGACAGGTAAGAGTGTTATAGCCGAAGTTCCGAAGGTAAAAATGACAGAAAGGGGCAATATTCCTGAAGTAGAAATTAAATTGGAAGAGTTCTGTTTAAATGCTATGAAAACAGTTGAAGAACATTTAAATATGGATCAAATCTTCAAAATGGCTGAAATTCCTGAATTCAGCGGTTATTTGTCCTATAAAGAAATAGTTTCTAAATTTTAA
- a CDS encoding coiled-coil domain-containing protein, producing MCLFILVGTLPVFAANSTSINHEQLQTKHPQTSNQNDSTIITGFKKIHSLFTQNEDLQKGIEKIYDDLNKEHTPRNRDPRTEIKNSMKNEIKTQYINSVNQINNNSTQIESLIKKNNNLKKEINNLEAVYETTNQKINSTKSEINSNSSEIESLINQNKELMEKIQNIDENSTD from the coding sequence ATGTGTTTATTTATATTGGTTGGTACTTTACCAGTATTTGCTGCTAATTCAACCAGTATAAATCATGAACAGCTGCAAACAAAACATCCACAAACATCAAACCAAAACGACAGCACCATCATAACTGGATTTAAAAAAATACATTCACTATTTACCCAAAATGAAGACCTCCAAAAGGGTATAGAAAAAATATATGATGACCTGAATAAAGAACACACTCCACGAAACAGAGACCCCAGAACAGAAATAAAAAATTCAATGAAAAATGAAATTAAAACACAGTATATTAACTCAGTAAATCAAATAAATAACAACAGTACTCAGATAGAATCGCTGATTAAAAAGAACAACAATCTAAAAAAAGAAATAAACAACTTAGAAGCAGTATATGAAACAACGAATCAGAAAATTAATTCGACTAAAAGTGAGATAAACAGCAACAGTTCAGAGATAGAATCACTGATTAACCAGAATAAGGAGTTAATGGAAAAAATACAAAATATAGATGAAAATTCAACAGATTAA